The following coding sequences lie in one Deltaproteobacteria bacterium genomic window:
- a CDS encoding protein-L-isoaspartate(D-aspartate) O-methyltransferase: MDIYSDARRDMVAQQLKKRGIKDPLILKAMLTVPRHEFVPHESQRSAYYDGPLLIGCSQTISQPYMVAVMTEALLLKGGEKVMEVGTGSGYQAAVLAEICNKVYSVERHAALAERADKTLKEQGYHNIHVLVGDGTLGLPHKAPFDGIIVTAGAPYVPESLKEQLAEGGRLVIPVGGRMMQSLVRITRRGETFDEENLLGCVFVPLIGKKGWQSGENY; encoded by the coding sequence ATGGATATTTACAGTGACGCAAGAAGAGATATGGTGGCGCAGCAGTTGAAGAAAAGGGGAATCAAAGATCCTTTGATTTTAAAAGCCATGTTAACGGTTCCAAGGCACGAGTTTGTTCCGCATGAAAGTCAAAGAAGCGCCTATTACGATGGTCCTTTACTGATCGGTTGTTCCCAGACCATTTCCCAGCCTTATATGGTGGCGGTTATGACGGAGGCGCTCCTTCTAAAGGGTGGAGAAAAGGTCATGGAGGTTGGCACCGGCTCCGGTTACCAGGCGGCTGTTCTCGCTGAAATATGTAATAAGGTTTATTCTGTTGAACGTCATGCCGCGCTTGCAGAGAGGGCGGACAAAACCTTAAAAGAACAGGGCTATCATAATATCCATGTCCTGGTGGGTGATGGAACACTCGGCTTGCCTCATAAGGCTCCCTTTGACGGCATCATCGTAACGGCAGGGGCGCCTTACGTGCCTGAAAGCCTCAAGGAACAACTGGCTGAGGGAGGCCGGCTTGTCATCCCTGTTGGGGGAAGAATGATGCAGTCCCTCGTCAGGATTACCCGGCGGGGAGAGACTTTTGACGAAGAGAATCTTCTCGGATGTGTTTTTGTGCCGCTCATCGGGAAAAAGGGGTGGCAAAGTGGAGAGAATTACTAG
- a CDS encoding TolC family protein, with protein MWFIKKRWLILAFLVCLPLDGYPAENKSISLTNLVNEVINSNRDLAALKEHINAISTLPDQAGSLPNPSLTVGLVNIPTDSFDLKQEAMTQKTIGLMQKFPYPGKRGLKREIAQKQLEKSLTDLETLKLQLVRDLKIDYYTLYFVSRSREVTQRNKRLLQDFIRIAETKYSVGKGIQQDVLKAYVELSKMNEKLISLEEKEAVLKARLNYYMNREPDSPFEMPQELELSHGTMSDMELMKGSFEKHPLLKGMKSLIKKGDKARLLAEKNYYPDFNVTLQYGQREDGNMDRADFISTMVSVQLPIWQKNKEDKKLMEKRARLNETRLRYESARNRLAFMVKKTKSEMESAWEKTLLFRDGIIPQAKASLESAIAGYQVNKVDFLTLLNNHLTLFNYEIQYYRSLTDHEIKMAELEEALGGSFMAPNNGEME; from the coding sequence ATGTGGTTTATCAAAAAAAGATGGCTTATTTTAGCTTTCCTGGTTTGCCTTCCGCTGGATGGCTATCCGGCAGAGAATAAAAGTATAAGCCTTACCAACCTTGTCAATGAGGTCATAAATAGTAATAGGGATCTGGCTGCATTAAAGGAGCATATTAATGCCATTTCAACCCTCCCCGACCAGGCCGGATCACTGCCCAATCCTTCTCTAACAGTTGGCCTCGTCAACATCCCTACAGACAGCTTCGATCTGAAACAGGAAGCGATGACGCAAAAAACTATCGGCCTCATGCAAAAATTCCCCTATCCCGGCAAGCGGGGACTCAAAAGAGAAATTGCCCAAAAGCAATTAGAGAAAAGCCTTACAGATTTGGAAACCCTTAAACTGCAACTTGTCCGTGATCTCAAAATAGATTATTACACCCTCTACTTTGTCAGCCGTTCAAGAGAGGTAACTCAGCGGAATAAGCGGCTCCTTCAGGATTTCATACGTATTGCCGAGACCAAATATTCCGTTGGGAAAGGGATTCAGCAGGATGTATTAAAGGCCTATGTTGAGCTTTCAAAGATGAATGAAAAACTCATATCGCTGGAGGAGAAAGAAGCTGTCCTCAAGGCAAGACTCAACTATTACATGAATCGTGAACCGGATTCTCCCTTTGAGATGCCGCAGGAACTGGAACTAAGCCATGGGACAATGTCCGACATGGAACTTATGAAGGGCTCTTTTGAAAAACACCCCCTTTTGAAAGGAATGAAGTCCCTCATTAAAAAAGGCGACAAGGCAAGGCTCCTTGCCGAAAAAAACTACTATCCCGATTTTAATGTAACTCTCCAATACGGCCAACGTGAAGACGGCAACATGGACAGGGCAGACTTTATAAGTACTATGGTGAGCGTCCAGCTCCCCATCTGGCAAAAGAATAAGGAAGATAAAAAACTTATGGAAAAGAGGGCCAGATTGAATGAAACCAGGCTGAGATATGAATCAGCCAGAAATCGACTAGCCTTTATGGTCAAAAAAACAAAAAGCGAGATGGAGAGCGCCTGGGAAAAAACACTCCTTTTCAGGGATGGTATCATCCCCCAGGCAAAGGCCTCTCTTGAATCAGCCATTGCCGGATACCAGGTGAACAAGGTCGACTTCCTGACGCTTCTCAACAATCACCTGACACTTTTTAATTACGAGATACAATACTACCGATCGTTGACAGACCATGAAATAAAGATGGCCGAGCTTGAAGAAGCCCTTGGCGGGAGTTTTATGGCCCCAAATAATGGAGAAATGGAATGA
- a CDS encoding efflux RND transporter periplasmic adaptor subunit, producing MKNIILSTLILLLITGAGAGGYYFGKGAAENNHPENEKKAEVTTKERKIKYWVAPMDPTFIRDEPGKSPMGMDLIPVYEDEGEEKSSEGLIRIDPITVQNMGVRMAVVKKRPLSRKIRTVGVVEYDEKSVIQVHSKVEGWIEKLYVDFTGKSVKKDEMLLEIYSPQLVSSQEEYLVALELKEKLGKSAYSEVAGGADSLLKSARKRLDYLDVPNHQIEELEKNRRILKTLHIHSPGKGIVTKKHIQEGGYVKPGMPIYTIADISKVWVHADIYESELPWVKTGQPVNMTLAYYPGKVFEGKVSYIYPFLEAKTRTIKVRLEFDNTDWQLKPDMYANIEIDSVISDNSIALPTEALIRSGERNVVITAVEKGKFLPKDVTIGIESGDGYYQVLEGLSDGETVVTSAQFLIDSESRLKEAISKMSHDIMDDDDMSDMDMSDMSLDDDMDMSEMTLE from the coding sequence ATGAAAAATATAATTCTGTCCACATTGATATTACTGCTTATTACCGGAGCCGGTGCAGGTGGCTATTACTTTGGTAAGGGAGCTGCTGAAAATAATCATCCCGAAAACGAAAAAAAGGCTGAAGTCACAACAAAAGAAAGGAAAATAAAATACTGGGTGGCACCCATGGACCCGACTTTTATAAGAGATGAACCGGGGAAATCTCCCATGGGAATGGACCTTATTCCTGTCTACGAAGACGAGGGAGAAGAAAAGAGCAGTGAAGGGCTCATTCGAATTGATCCCATAACGGTCCAGAATATGGGCGTCAGAATGGCTGTGGTTAAAAAAAGACCCTTGTCGAGAAAAATACGTACTGTGGGCGTCGTCGAATATGACGAAAAGAGTGTTATACAGGTTCACAGCAAGGTAGAGGGATGGATTGAAAAACTATACGTAGACTTTACAGGCAAGTCCGTTAAAAAAGACGAAATGCTACTTGAAATATACTCACCCCAGCTTGTATCGAGCCAGGAAGAATATCTCGTTGCACTTGAACTGAAGGAAAAGCTTGGTAAAAGTGCCTATTCGGAAGTGGCAGGAGGGGCTGATTCCCTTTTAAAGTCAGCCAGAAAACGTCTGGACTATCTTGATGTTCCCAATCACCAGATTGAAGAACTTGAAAAAAATCGCCGTATTTTAAAGACCCTTCACATCCATTCACCGGGGAAAGGCATTGTTACAAAAAAGCATATACAGGAGGGAGGCTATGTTAAACCGGGCATGCCCATCTATACCATTGCCGACATATCGAAAGTCTGGGTCCATGCCGATATTTATGAATCTGAACTCCCCTGGGTCAAAACCGGGCAACCTGTCAATATGACCCTCGCCTACTATCCGGGCAAGGTTTTCGAAGGAAAGGTCTCATACATTTATCCATTCCTTGAGGCAAAGACGAGGACTATCAAAGTCAGACTTGAGTTTGATAATACCGACTGGCAGCTCAAGCCCGATATGTACGCCAATATCGAAATCGATTCTGTCATATCCGATAATAGCATTGCCCTCCCTACGGAAGCGCTCATACGAAGTGGCGAACGAAATGTAGTCATAACGGCAGTGGAAAAAGGGAAGTTTCTTCCAAAAGATGTAACCATCGGCATTGAATCGGGTGACGGCTATTACCAGGTACTTGAAGGCCTCAGTGATGGTGAAACAGTCGTTACTTCAGCTCAGTTCCTTATAGACTCCGAAAGCCGCCTCAAAGAGGCCATTAGCAAGATGTCTCATGACATCATGGACGACGATGACATGTCAGATATGGACATGAGTGATATGAGTCTTGATGATGATATGGATATGTCGGAAATGACCCTGGAGTAG
- a CDS encoding GxxExxY protein translates to MINSDITDKVIKAFYNVYNTLGYGFLEKIYENALIIELKKLGCQVEAQKNIKVYYEGKEIGDYYADLLIDNSVIVELKAAENLCKEHECQLINYLKATEYEVGLLFNFGKKAEFKRKVFTNSKK, encoded by the coding sequence ATGATTAATTCAGACATTACAGATAAGGTCATTAAGGCTTTTTATAATGTTTACAATACTCTTGGTTATGGTTTTTTGGAGAAAATATATGAAAATGCCTTAATCATAGAGCTTAAAAAGCTGGGATGTCAGGTAGAAGCACAGAAAAATATTAAAGTGTATTACGAAGGCAAAGAAATAGGGGATTATTATGCGGATCTATTAATTGATAATTCGGTGATTGTGGAGCTAAAGGCTGCTGAAAATTTATGTAAGGAACACGAGTGCCAATTGATTAACTACTTAAAAGCAACAGAATATGAGGTTGGGCTCCTATTTAATTTTGGTAAAAAAGCCGAATTCAAACGAAAGGTCTTTACCAATAGCAAGAAATAA